The following proteins come from a genomic window of Thermocrinis jamiesonii:
- a CDS encoding tetratricopeptide repeat protein — MLFLPLRFLVLPIALLLLVGSFVLYKEWEKRRNQQVSYIEWEIRKYLQSGDLDKVKGLIEEGLKKGGAFKPLILSYSLQIDVGKKESEIIQEMISNLRDEELIALYTERLAFAYFKEGQKEKALKVLESIGKERFNHPSAQLLKAQILLDMGKKDEAKSVLNQTIKDSKNTYWSNIAKVLLKEVEG, encoded by the coding sequence ATGCTGTTTTTACCTTTAAGGTTTTTAGTTTTACCTATAGCTTTACTGCTGTTGGTAGGTAGCTTTGTTTTATACAAGGAATGGGAAAAAAGAAGGAATCAACAGGTTTCCTATATAGAGTGGGAGATAAGAAAGTACCTGCAGAGTGGAGATTTAGATAAGGTTAAGGGTCTGATAGAAGAAGGTCTAAAAAAGGGTGGTGCTTTTAAGCCTTTGATCCTTTCTTACTCACTGCAGATAGATGTGGGCAAAAAAGAAAGCGAAATAATTCAAGAGATGATATCTAACCTTAGGGACGAAGAGCTGATAGCCCTTTATACTGAAAGACTTGCCTTTGCCTACTTTAAAGAAGGGCAGAAGGAGAAAGCTTTAAAGGTGCTTGAGTCCATAGGAAAAGAAAGGTTTAACCATCCCTCTGCTCAGCTGTTAAAAGCTCAGATACTTCTGGATATGGGGAAAAAAGACGAGGCAAAGAGTGTATTAAATCAAACCATAAAAGATTCAAAAAATACCTATTGGTCGAACATCGCTAAAGTTTTGTTAAAGGAAGTGGAAGGATGA
- the ppsA gene encoding pyruvate, water dikinase — protein sequence MKQKLVVWLDSVGIEDVPLVGGKNASLGEMLRNLSSLGINIPYGFVVTSYAYYEFLRYNKLEEAIRKILDGLDPNNIQDLAKRGHEVRELIRGGEFPPELEELIKKYYSELSQMYNSFAVDVAVRSSATAEDLPHASFAGQQETYLNVVGAENVLTAIKNGFASLFTDRAISYRHSFGFDHLKVGIAMGVQKMVRSDLGASGVMFTLDTESGFKNAVVINATYGLGELLVQGMVTPDEYMVFKPTLQAGYSAIIEKKLGRKDRKMVYGAGQERTKIVNVPLSEQKRFALTDDEILKLARWAILIEEHYTKKNGRWTPMDIEWAKDGILNELFIVQARPETVHSRKEENVLKVYKFSVPLEERVKKRVLYGIAVGDKIAHGRVRVIHDLKDAGQFEEGEILVTDITDPDWEPIMKKASGIITNRGGRTAHAAIVARELGIPAVVGTHKATEVLKTGDTITLSCAEGEVGYIYEGYIPYEVDEINLREIPRPKTKVMMNVGNPESAFKYSFIPNDGVGLAREEFIIANYIKIHPLALLHYEDLKALVKKLEECGAIDDKGVCSMASIYKHAQEPLKSKLAKGKDRKQIALRKLIEDIENLTFGYEDKTQYFVKKLSYGIAKISAAFYPNPVIVRFSDFKSNEYKGLIGGELFEPEEENPMLGWRGASRYYSETYKEAFGLECQAILRVRNKMGLTNTKVMIPFCRTPEEGEKVLKVMEEYGLKKGENGLEVYVMAELPSNVILADKFADIFDGFSIGSNDLTQLTLGLDRDSGLVAHLYDERNEAVKRLISQLIKVAKEKGKKVGICGQGPSDFPDFAEFLVEEGIDSISLNPDSVLKTLLVIIEAENRSKQVRI from the coding sequence ATGAAACAGAAACTTGTAGTGTGGTTAGACAGTGTAGGTATAGAGGATGTGCCGTTGGTTGGTGGAAAAAATGCATCCTTGGGAGAAATGTTAAGGAACCTCTCCAGCTTAGGGATCAACATTCCCTACGGCTTTGTGGTAACATCTTACGCTTACTACGAGTTCCTAAGATACAACAAACTGGAGGAAGCCATAAGGAAGATCTTAGACGGTCTAGACCCAAACAATATACAGGACTTAGCTAAGAGAGGTCATGAGGTAAGAGAGCTTATAAGAGGAGGAGAGTTTCCTCCAGAATTGGAGGAGTTGATAAAGAAATACTACTCTGAATTGTCTCAAATGTATAACTCCTTTGCGGTTGATGTGGCGGTTAGGTCTTCGGCTACCGCAGAGGACTTACCCCATGCATCCTTTGCAGGACAGCAGGAAACGTATCTAAACGTGGTGGGTGCAGAAAACGTTTTAACTGCGATAAAGAACGGCTTTGCTTCCCTTTTCACGGACAGAGCAATATCCTACAGACACTCCTTTGGCTTTGATCACTTAAAGGTTGGCATAGCTATGGGTGTTCAAAAGATGGTGAGGTCTGATCTGGGTGCCTCTGGTGTTATGTTCACCTTAGATACAGAATCAGGTTTTAAAAACGCTGTGGTGATAAATGCTACATACGGTTTAGGTGAGCTGTTGGTTCAGGGAATGGTAACTCCGGACGAATACATGGTCTTTAAGCCAACCCTTCAGGCGGGATACTCAGCCATAATAGAGAAAAAATTGGGTAGAAAGGACAGGAAAATGGTTTACGGTGCAGGTCAGGAAAGGACAAAGATAGTAAATGTGCCTCTGTCTGAACAAAAGCGTTTTGCTCTTACAGATGACGAAATTCTAAAGCTTGCAAGATGGGCCATCCTCATAGAAGAACACTACACTAAGAAAAATGGTAGGTGGACGCCGATGGACATAGAGTGGGCAAAGGATGGTATTCTAAACGAGCTGTTTATAGTTCAAGCCAGACCAGAAACTGTCCACTCAAGAAAAGAGGAAAACGTGCTTAAGGTTTACAAATTTAGTGTGCCTTTGGAAGAAAGGGTTAAAAAGAGAGTCCTATACGGTATAGCGGTAGGAGACAAAATAGCACACGGAAGGGTAAGAGTTATTCACGACCTAAAGGATGCGGGGCAGTTTGAAGAAGGGGAGATATTGGTTACAGATATAACTGACCCAGACTGGGAACCTATAATGAAAAAAGCCAGCGGTATTATCACAAACAGAGGGGGAAGAACCGCTCACGCAGCGATAGTTGCAAGAGAGCTTGGTATTCCCGCAGTGGTGGGAACCCACAAGGCTACGGAGGTGCTCAAAACCGGAGATACAATAACCCTTTCCTGCGCAGAGGGTGAGGTGGGCTATATTTATGAAGGATACATACCTTACGAAGTAGATGAGATAAACCTTAGGGAAATACCCAGACCTAAGACAAAAGTTATGATGAACGTAGGCAATCCAGAATCCGCTTTTAAGTATTCCTTTATACCCAACGATGGGGTAGGCTTGGCGAGGGAGGAGTTCATCATAGCAAACTACATAAAGATTCATCCTTTAGCCCTTTTACACTACGAGGATCTAAAGGCTTTGGTAAAGAAGTTGGAAGAGTGTGGTGCTATTGATGATAAGGGTGTTTGCTCCATGGCTTCCATATACAAGCATGCGCAAGAGCCCTTGAAAAGCAAGTTAGCAAAAGGTAAAGACAGAAAACAGATAGCTCTAAGAAAACTCATCGAGGATATTGAAAATCTAACTTTTGGTTATGAAGATAAAACCCAATACTTTGTAAAGAAACTATCCTACGGAATAGCCAAAATATCCGCCGCCTTTTATCCAAATCCTGTGATAGTGCGCTTTTCAGATTTTAAATCCAACGAGTATAAAGGTCTAATAGGGGGAGAGTTGTTTGAACCTGAGGAAGAAAACCCAATGTTAGGATGGAGGGGTGCATCAAGGTATTATTCAGAAACATACAAAGAAGCCTTTGGGCTTGAATGCCAAGCCATTCTAAGAGTTCGCAACAAAATGGGGCTTACAAATACTAAGGTTATGATTCCCTTCTGCAGAACGCCGGAAGAAGGAGAAAAAGTGCTCAAAGTTATGGAGGAATACGGGCTTAAAAAAGGAGAAAACGGTTTGGAAGTTTATGTGATGGCTGAACTTCCATCTAACGTAATTCTTGCAGACAAGTTTGCAGACATATTTGATGGTTTTTCCATAGGTTCCAATGATCTTACCCAACTTACCCTTGGTTTGGACAGGGATTCGGGATTAGTGGCCCATCTTTACGATGAAAGAAATGAAGCGGTGAAAAGGCTCATATCCCAGCTTATAAAGGTAGCAAAGGAAAAGGGAAAGAAAGTAGGCATATGCGGTCAAGGTCCTTCCGATTTTCCAGACTTCGCCGAGTTTTTGGTAGAGGAAGGAATAGACAGTATTTCTTTAAATCCAGACTCAGTATTAAAGACACTACTGGTAATAATAGAAGCAGAAAATAGAAGTAAGCAGGTGCGGATATGA
- the glyS gene encoding glycine--tRNA ligase subunit beta — MKLLLEIGTEELPANVINQALKSLKESLEKVLGVGIQKTYGTPRRLAVITEDFEDKPEEKEELIYGPPLGIAYKEGKPTKALLGFLERVKASLDEVLEVERGGGKYVAIKRVYKDKSPLERLKEEFESILLSIPLPKRMRWDSSSLSFSRPIRWICALYGDKVVHLSFGKLKASNLTFGHRFLSKGPILIKDAEEYEEKLKEGFVIPSFDERLSLILEMLREESYALESTPRYTEGLPEEVANLLEFPFPVVGKFEEKYLELPEKVLITVLAHHQRFFCLANKEGKLIPYFIAFSNNKPNEKILEGYQKVLRARLEDALFFYKEDLKTPLESLVDALKGVIFHPKVGSMWEKTQRLISLSEKIAMMLGFDQKTIEKLKRAALLSKADILTNMVKELDELQGYMGMVYAKAWREDEEVARAIYEHYLPRTPSEEVPKSPISQVLSIADKLDNLYTLIKAGEMPSGSSDPYGLRRNAYGVFAIIHKNRYNLDLRKLLEDLPEGFEEFIRSRLEAYLEPYGYDVVRAVLEVKDPLKPYEIIKLTEELANLKESQKFKDIVEAYKRVVKILPAGWEDSFVEEELMQEEEEKALWEEVKKLETERVGVLDLWDLKKNIDLFFDRVLVMDKDPSLRRNRLALLYRIKKLFNQFADFEKIVFEQTLEV; from the coding sequence ATGAAGCTTTTGTTGGAGATTGGCACAGAAGAACTTCCCGCTAACGTAATAAACCAAGCACTGAAAAGTCTTAAGGAAAGTTTGGAAAAGGTCTTGGGAGTTGGCATACAAAAAACCTATGGCACACCGAGGCGCTTGGCGGTTATTACAGAAGACTTTGAAGACAAACCAGAGGAAAAGGAAGAACTAATATACGGACCACCTTTGGGCATAGCTTACAAAGAGGGGAAACCTACAAAGGCACTTCTTGGCTTTTTGGAAAGGGTTAAAGCTTCTTTGGATGAGGTTTTAGAAGTTGAGCGAGGGGGAGGAAAATACGTAGCGATAAAGAGGGTCTATAAGGACAAAAGCCCTTTGGAAAGGCTTAAGGAAGAATTTGAAAGCATTTTGCTTTCCATACCTTTACCTAAGCGTATGAGATGGGACAGCAGTAGCTTGAGCTTTTCAAGACCAATAAGGTGGATATGTGCGCTTTATGGAGACAAAGTAGTGCATTTGAGTTTTGGTAAGCTAAAAGCCAGCAACCTAACCTTTGGACACAGGTTCCTCTCAAAGGGTCCTATTTTAATAAAAGATGCAGAGGAGTATGAAGAAAAGCTAAAGGAAGGGTTCGTTATACCTTCTTTTGACGAAAGGTTGAGCCTTATTCTGGAAATGCTAAGGGAAGAATCTTATGCCTTGGAAAGCACGCCAAGGTATACAGAGGGACTACCAGAGGAAGTCGCCAACCTTTTGGAATTTCCTTTTCCTGTCGTAGGCAAGTTTGAAGAAAAGTATTTAGAACTTCCAGAAAAGGTTTTGATCACAGTCCTTGCCCACCACCAAAGGTTTTTCTGTCTTGCAAACAAAGAGGGCAAACTCATCCCATACTTTATCGCCTTTAGCAACAACAAACCAAATGAAAAAATCTTAGAAGGATACCAAAAGGTTTTAAGGGCTAGGCTTGAAGATGCCCTGTTTTTCTACAAAGAGGACCTAAAAACACCGTTGGAAAGTTTAGTGGATGCTCTAAAGGGTGTGATCTTCCATCCAAAAGTGGGCAGTATGTGGGAAAAAACCCAAAGGCTTATCTCTCTTTCTGAGAAGATAGCTATGATGCTTGGATTTGATCAAAAGACGATAGAAAAGCTCAAACGAGCTGCGCTTCTTTCTAAGGCAGACATCTTAACAAACATGGTTAAAGAGTTAGACGAGCTTCAGGGATACATGGGTATGGTTTATGCCAAAGCTTGGAGAGAGGATGAAGAAGTAGCAAGGGCTATATACGAGCACTACCTTCCAAGAACACCTTCCGAAGAAGTTCCAAAAAGTCCTATTTCTCAAGTTCTTTCTATAGCTGACAAATTGGACAACCTTTACACCCTCATAAAGGCTGGAGAGATGCCATCCGGAAGCTCAGATCCCTATGGACTTAGGCGCAACGCCTATGGAGTTTTTGCCATAATTCACAAAAATCGCTACAACTTGGACTTGAGAAAGCTTTTGGAAGATCTGCCAGAAGGCTTTGAGGAGTTTATAAGAAGTAGGTTAGAGGCTTACTTAGAACCATACGGTTATGATGTGGTTAGGGCGGTGCTGGAAGTAAAGGACCCACTAAAACCGTATGAAATCATAAAGCTTACCGAAGAGCTTGCCAATCTGAAAGAGTCACAGAAATTTAAAGATATAGTAGAGGCTTACAAAAGGGTGGTTAAGATCCTGCCTGCGGGGTGGGAAGACAGTTTTGTGGAAGAGGAGCTTATGCAAGAGGAGGAAGAGAAAGCTCTTTGGGAGGAGGTCAAGAAGTTAGAAACGGAAAGGGTGGGAGTTTTAGATCTTTGGGATTTGAAAAAAAACATTGACTTGTTCTTTGACAGAGTGTTGGTTATGGATAAGGACCCTTCTCTAAGAAGAAACAGGCTGGCTTTACTTTACAGAATAAAAAAGCTGTTTAATCAATTTGCAGATTTTGAAAAGATCGTTTTTGAACAAACTTTGGAGGTTTAA